The window GCTTGCATCTCAAGGAGTTCGTCGAGCAGATGACCGGCGGCTGGCTGTTCGGCTATGTCGCCGCCCTCCAACTCGCCGGGCACAGGCCGATCATTGTTTGCGCCTCCGAGCACGCTTCGCGGATAGAGTGCTATCATCATGGAGGGACGGGCGCGCCGATTTGGGTCGTTCCCGGGAGACGTGCGCGCCAAGGCCGGTCCGCGGCAGCCCACAGTCTGCGACGCTGGTCCACGACACCGCTTTCCGCCTTCCAGAAGGTCCTCGCCCAGTCGCAATGCGACGTGATCCTCGCTCAAGAATATGAATATCCTCGGTTTGATGTGCTTGCCTGGCTGGCATGCCGTATGAGCATTCCGCTTTACGCGACGTTCCAGGGCGGGGACCGGACGCTCTCCTGGATAGAGGTGCCCGCCCGGCAGGCGTCACTTCGTGCCTGTAGCGGCCTGATCGTCGCATCGGCCGCCGAGCGTGAACGTCTCGCCAAAGCCTACCCGCGCATTGCGCTCAAGATTGCAAATATCGCCAACCCGATCGATTCTGGGGAATGGAAAGCGATCGGGCGCCAGGAAGCAAGGCAGGGTCTCGGATTGTCGCGCGAGGCTTTCGTCGTCGTCAATCATGGACGCATCGACATCCGGCGCAAAGGGCTCGATGTGCTCTTGAAAGCCTGGTCCTTCTTTTCCCGCGACGCGTCGTCCGAACTGGTTATCATCGGCTCTGGTCAAGATCGGGACGTATTCGCCAAGCTGTTGAGCGAGGCCGACTTGCCGAATGCAAGATGGCTTTCCAATTATACCACGGATCGGTCCCTGATTCGGCATTGGCTTTCAGCGGCAGATGCCTATGTCACGGCCTCCCGCATTGAAGGCATGCCTGTCGCACCACTGGAGGCGATGGCTTGCAACCTTCCGATCGTC is drawn from Mesorhizobium sp. B1-1-8 and contains these coding sequences:
- a CDS encoding glycosyltransferase family 4 protein, which translates into the protein MNDRQQLSLVVALFPWGDVVEEFLDPIGLHLKEFVEQMTGGWLFGYVAALQLAGHRPIIVCASEHASRIECYHHGGTGAPIWVVPGRRARQGRSAAAHSLRRWSTTPLSAFQKVLAQSQCDVILAQEYEYPRFDVLAWLACRMSIPLYATFQGGDRTLSWIEVPARQASLRACSGLIVASAAERERLAKAYPRIALKIANIANPIDSGEWKAIGRQEARQGLGLSREAFVVVNHGRIDIRRKGLDVLLKAWSFFSRDASSELVIIGSGQDRDVFAKLLSEADLPNARWLSNYTTDRSLIRHWLSAADAYVTASRIEGMPVAPLEAMACNLPIVATDAQGLPDILANGEASGGLIVRKDQPAEIAHALKKLKDDPGMRDRLGQAARKRIEENFSLGAVAGSLDRLLTAR